In Lampris incognitus isolate fLamInc1 chromosome 20, fLamInc1.hap2, whole genome shotgun sequence, one genomic interval encodes:
- the LOC130130533 gene encoding uncharacterized protein LOC130130533 → MSSFRWLSFAHQSLSEIPYEAILTQSDTLEVLDLSYNLLDDVYWNPILLGQLERLSTLILDCNNYTSHVKFPYMPSVTTVFINKNKINNLPLFVEEIRQKFPNIKILSMMNNEAAPSYFNGGSLTQYTDYRQYVISQISRLEILDDTEVLQKERVQARKTYKIQRSSERTRKRRGLHR, encoded by the exons ATGTCTTCGTTTCGGTGGCTCTCCTTCGCCCACCAGAGCCTTTCAGAGATCCCGTATGAAGCCATACTAACACAAAGCGACACCCTGGAAGTGCTCGACCTGAGTTACAACCTTCTGGACGA TGTCTATTGGAACCCAATTCTCTTGGGTCAGCTGGAGCGGCTCAGCACCTTGATCCTTGACTGCAACAATTACACCTCTCATGTTAAGTTCCCCTATATGCCCAGTGTCACCACCGTATTCATCAACAAGAACAAGATCAACAACCTCCCGCTCTTCGTGGAGGAAATTCGCCAAAAGTTCCCAAACATCAA GATCCTCAGTATGATGAACAACGAGGCAGCACCAAGCTATTTCAATGGAGGAAGTCTGACTCAGTATACAGACTATAG GCAGTACGTCATCAGCCAGATCTCAAGGTTGGAAATTCTGGATGACACCGAGGTACTTCAGAAGGAAAGAGTCCAAGCTAGGAAAACCTACAAGATACAGCGCAGCAGTGAAAGAACTCGGAAAAGGAGGGGGCTTCATCGATGA